From the Motacilla alba alba isolate MOTALB_02 chromosome 1, Motacilla_alba_V1.0_pri, whole genome shotgun sequence genome, the window TGTGAAAAGCCTCCAAAAAGCTGGTGGAAGTTTTTGGTCTTTGCAGGGAATACTGTTTGCAAACATaagctgaaggaaaacagcCAAGCATCTCACTTTGCTTTCTCACCCTCCCTCCCCACTTTCCTCCCAGTTGTTCAGGGATAATAACTGTATGTGCTACTTGCAGGGAAGgtgaatcttttaaaaataaatggattaaaattgcatttctgctttatgGTGATGATATGCCTTTAAGCACTTCGATTGAAAGGAGTTCTTTTGGGTAATGCTGAaactttccttctgctgcatgTCAGTGATTTTTATCCCTGGGATTTGAAATTTGGCACTAAGGTATATTCTTTATTGGTGATTTCTGTGATAACAAGTCCCAGAGCTACAACACTGGTGTGGCACAGATGTGCAGCTCCCTCTTAAGCATGGAAGAGCTGATGTTCATATGATATTAGTGTGTGCGTTTTAATTTTATCCTCAGTAGTGTTTATGGATGGTATATGAGCAGAGTATGTTTAAAATGGGATATTCTCCccctggaaaaaggaaagggcaAGGAGCAAAAGAGAAGACCTTGACAAAAACTGCTTGCTTTGGAAGAGGCTGCTCTGAGATGTACTTGGTGTGTTCTTTTTGTCAGAATCCTTTATGCTTATTTTCAAATGGTCCTTGCTTTTGAAAGTAGTCAGCATGTATGGGTACAGGGAAGGATAAATACGTAATCTCATGGGACTTCTCGAGGGGAATCAGAATATGGAAGTGATAGGGTATTGCACTGATCTGAGATGCACAGGATGTTTTCAAATAGTAAGCTTCTGTTTTTCAATAGGAAAATTCCCGTTAATGATGGTGATGCACCGAAAAGCAGACTGGAGTTGAGGGAGGAAAATCACCTGAATCACAGTGTGGTAAGAAGTTACAAGCTTCATGCTGCAGATGAATTTGTGCCTGTTCTCCCCACCATGACTCCTGCCCCTGGCTGTTATTACGTGGTCCATTTGGAGAAATGATTAAAACACCTTCCTGTTGCAGCCCTAGTGGGATTGGGCACATTCAGGTTGTTTCTGTGAAACAGTGAAGTTGGGGCTTTGTTTATTTATCTTGTTAATCTCTTGATGCTTTGTGATATGTGTTGTATGACTTCAGATTCTTAGTTTTGCTGTTACGAACAATACCAGCATGTGTGACAAAAATAGTTCATGTAAGCATTAAGAACATTTATGTTCCAGCAAAGTTGGTggggttttcctttctttgagtCTAcatggggagcagcaggtgggaAGGGAATTTGAGGGCAGACCTTTCTTCATGCTGCATCCTCAGATGCCTTGCCCCATGAATCATGTGGCAGCGGTGAGCCCCGGAGTAGAGCTGTGGTGGAGGGAGAGgtcctggaggaggaggaggatgaggatgaggaagagagGCACTCAGTCCTTCTCTTTCTGGTCTCCAGGCCATGTTCTCTTgctctgggagggctgggacTGAAGAGCCAGTTGCACAGGAGCAGTGCCTCTGAGCATTGTCTCTGGGCCACTCCTGGCTGCTTGAGTCCTCACACCTTTGTTCCTGGCTGTTTGAATTTTGGATTTGGAGAGATTGGTGTTGATGTTTGTGGTGTTATACATATTACTCTGTAGGTTCCTGTTCTCCCATTTTCCAGTGTAATCAGCCTCTGTAAGTTTTCACAACAAACAGCATGTTTGCATTGTTACTGTTTCTCGTCCAAAATGCTGATCTATGTGTAGCTTGAATGGTAGTTGTGTTGGCGAGATGTGAAAGTAACGTGCTTCTTGTTCTGTAAAGGTGGATGCAACTACAGCACATCGCATCGACAGTCTTGCAGCTCTGAGTATGGACAGGTCTGGGCTCATGCGAGAAGGACTCAGAGTGCCCAGTAGCATTGTCTATTCCAGCTTGTGTGGACTTGGCTCGGAAAAATCGCGGGATGCTACGGGTTCGATAGCCAGCCTGGGATTTACTCCTGAAAGAAATCCAGAGATACAGTTTAAGTCTAATCCCCCCGAAGCGGTGGAAAGCGCAGCTGTCTCTGGAAAAGCCCCGAACGGCTTCAGTGCTATATACAAAACGCCACCTGGAATACAAAAAAACTCTGTCCCGACAGGGGAGACGCTGGGTTTGGACCGAGCTGCGGGTGACAGGCAGAGTCCCCTCGGTGTCAATGGTGCTAGTTACCTAAGGCTCCCCTGGGTAAACCCCTACATGGAGGGTGCAACACCCACCATATACCCTTTCCTTGACTCACCAAATAAGTATTCGTTGAACATGTACAAGGCATTGCTACCTCAGCAGTCCACCTACAGCTTACCGCAGCACCTGGCTTACTCGCCCGTATGTACGAACGGTGAACGTTTTTTATACCTGCCTCCCTCCCACTACGTTGCCCCTCACATCCCTTCGTCGCTGGCGTCGCCCATGAGGCTCTCGACTGCTTCAGCTTCACCAGCAATCCCACCTTTGGTGCACTGTCCGGATAAGAGCTTGTCGTGGAAGATGGGTGTGAGCCCAGGCACCCCCGTCGACACGCACGCCTACCCCCACATCCAGAGCAGCAAGCAGCCCCGGGTCCCCACCGCCAAGCCGGCCCCTGCCAACTTGCCAGGAGATCCCGCACTCCTGCTGCCGCACTCGCCCCGGCCATCTCCCCGCctccccctgcctgcccaggtcGGGGATGCCTATGCTGATTTCCACAAACATTTCCCCAGGATCaccacctctccctcctctgctgttACGCTCCCAAAGCCCTACGTGAACATCGGCAGTGAATTTCCACCTGCTCGCCTCTCCAATGGGAAGCTTCCCAAAGGCAGTGATGCTGGGGAAGCACCCCTGCCATCTGCCCCCCATGCACGGAAAGCTGGTCACGACCGGAAGGACAGCAGGTCTCCCccactcctggaaaagcagacCCCGACCAAAGACGTCACCGACAAACCGCTGGACTTGTCGGCAAAAGTGGTCGATGCGGAAACCGCTGGCAAGACGGACCACGGTAAGAAAATTATGCCAACGGTGCTGGTGCAtggaagggcaggaggtggGACACACTTGCCAGGCGGTGACATCGTTCAGAAAGAAACCATCTCTCCTGGGAACAGCTGCCCCATCTACAGGCCCGAAATTATCAGCACGGCGCCGTCCTCCTGGATCGTTCCTGGTCCCAGCcccagtgaggaggctgggaagAATGTCCAACTGAAAAACAAGGCACTGGACTGGGTTATGCCACAGCCGCGGAgttcctcctgccccaggatgGGTGGCACGGAAGCAGTGGTTGGCAGTGTTTCGGGGACCGTGTCAGCAGGGGGGCGGCCAGCGTCAGCGTCGCCAGCTCCCAATGCCAACGTGGATTGCGCCAAGACGGCccggagctctgcagagagcaccGCCTCCGTTATACAGCACGTCGGGCAGCCCGTCGCCACCCCTGCTGCGAAACACAGCGGTAAGGTGGCCAAGTCCTGTGGTCAGGAAGCCAACTTCAAGGCGACAGAGACTGCCCTGGCCTCCAGCCCCATCTTCCTGCCGCCCAATGAGGCGTTTCGCTCCCCGCCTCTGCCCTACCCCAGGAGCTACCTCCCATATCCAGTGCCGGAGGGGATCGCCATCAGCCCTCTCACCCTCCACGGGAAAGGACATGTCTACCCTCACCCTGTCTTGCTGCCCAACGGCAGCCTCTACCCCACCCACCTGGCTCCCAAACCCGGCCTCCCTTACAgcctgccagcagggaggggggaGTTCATGGCCTACCAGGATGCGCTGGGAGTGGGGATGGTGCACCCCATGCTATTGCAGCATTCGGCTTTGGAGATCAGTAAGGAGGAGAAGACGGAACGGAGGTCACGGTCTCATGAGAGGGCCCGCTACGAGGACCCGGCTCTGCGGGGCCGAttgccagagctcctggagagcGGTGGGAAGATGCATTTTGAAATGCCCGGTGACAAGAGCGTGAAATTGCACCAGAACTCTGGCCATAGCAAAAACTCTGCAAAAAGCGACAAACACCTTTTCCCGGATCTTCTGCGAGACGAGCAAGAAGCTAAGAGCGAAGCAAACGTAACGAAAGCCAGCTTTGCTACAGAAAGCAGTAATCAGACTAATGACCCTACAAAGCACAAGGTAGAGCAGGCGTCTCAGCACAGAGATTTTATTGTAATGAGAGAGGAGTTTGGAAGAAATAATGATGTTCACGAAACCTATAATTTCAAGCAAGCCCAGAGTTCATCAGTGTTCGGCTTAAGGAAAGAAGATTTATCTGTGAGCCAGCCTAAAGAGAGAGTGGCGGTCCAGCCTTCTCCTGTTTTCTTGGAAAGCGTGCACGAGAGCGAtgctccagctctggctttTGGCAAGGTGCAGGAGGACGCGAAGCCATTCAGCATGGGGACCGCGCCGCCAAGCATCGATGCCAGCCAGACCTATACCAAAGACGGAGCCGACGACACGGAGTCTGCTGATGGCAAAATACTGAAACCCAAGCCGTCTAAACTGGCCAAGAGGATCGCGAACTCTGCCGGTTATGTAGGTGACCGATTCAAGTGTGTGACGACCGAGCTGTACGCCGACTCCAGCCAGCTGAGCCGGGAGCAGCGGGCGTTGCAGGTGAGTCCGCGCGGCCCAGCAGCCGCCGCGCTTTTTGTCGTTATTTCTCTGTTGCGAGTCACAGTTGAGTTTTTAAAGTTGAGAGAAGCGACGCAGGTGGGGAGACCAGGACATTTTTTTGTTGGGGCGTACTCGCCATAAATGGTTTTAAATAGCAGAGTAAGTTTACTAGTGAGAGTGAGGCGATGTAAAGAATAGTATGTGTGGCTTATAGGTATGTATGGGCTAGCCAGCTTTAAAGGGCTTTTACTAAGATCTGATAAAAATGTTAATGCACGTTAATGCAATGTTTGTGCAGTTTCGAGGGGAGTCGGACAGGCATGCATGTTACCTTGGCGCTGGCTGTAATTTCTGAGCTGGCCTGTAgtgccagccagcacagcacagtacCCAGAAGTTTTGATTAGTATGCCAAACGTGCCATTGGATGGTGAGCAGTTGCAGTCATGCATTAGTGGGTCTCAGGCAACGTTGGTTCCAAGTGAGCGCCTAGGGAAGAGTAGGAGTGGTATTGAGGTCGATGCTGAGGGATGATAGACAGATATTGTGTAGGAATATTCTTAGGGTGTTTTACTTTTAATGAAGGGATGAGTTAAGCCAAATTGTTTTGCATTGTTAAGAAAAGAATTGGTTTATGCTTATAAAAATGGATGAAATTATCTAAATGATCCATTGAGTGCCCATTTTAATTACATAGATGGAAGGATTACAAGAGGACAGTATTTTATGTCTACCTGCTGCTTACTGTGAGGTCAGttcttcaaatttttattactagACTCTTACATAAACCTTTGAGTTaaatttcatttccaaataCACAAAGGGAAGTTTGTGGGCCATGGTCGTCTTTTATTCATTGTACggttttgtgttgttgttttttttttctttttaatttaatttaattttatttctttttgtttttgtctctttttacctccaaaatggaatgtttttgttttatatataatatacatttatatataatcttttatatatatatatatatacttatatatgaAAGAATTGTGTGGCTATTTGCTTATAAGATGCTAGAACACTGTTTTACAAGTCAGGTGTGTTAATATCCTACCCTTAGCTGTTTATCTGAAACCCTGGTTTTGAGtcattttttctttggaaatgctTTCATTTAAGGTAAGGTAAATGAAGTAGTTTTTAttgcaagactttttttttatatcaatTCTCTTTCTAGCGTGCAATGATGCGCTTCTCAGAGTTGGAgatgaaagagagagaaggcCAAACAGCTACCAAAGACTCAGAGGTCTGCAGATTCAGCCAGGCAGATTGGGAAAACTTGAAAGGAAACAGTGAAAAGAAGCCAAAGTCTGTTGCTCTGGAAGATGCCATTGCTGACCAAAATGACAATGACAGATGTAAGCGAATTTAGATGGCTTTCTGAAGCGTGTATGTGTCTCTTTGCCATGGCAGCTTGCAGCAAAGCAAGCAAATCTTCGTGTTCTCCCTGTGTTGCTGGTGAAAGTCACTGACCTCATCCTCTGCAGGTGCTGAGTTGCCACGGCTGGTACCCTCTGTGCTTGCTTTGCGGCTTGCAAGTTTCTGGTTGCCATTGCACCTGCTTTTCAGGAGATGGTTAACTGTTTGTCACTGCCTTAGAGAGATCCTCCTTTTAACTGATGGGGTGCTGCATCAGCCAGTGAGAGCAAAGGTCCCAggttatattttaaatacagaaaggatCTGGGGGAAGACAGGGAAGCAAGAAGGAGTTCAGTTTCCTGAAGTTGCAGTGGCGCTGAGATATGTCAGTATTGCAGTCTTCAAAGCAAGGATGGAGGACAGAAGAGTGAAGGGAAGTGGGGAAGGGTGTGATCTGCCAGGCTTATCCATAAAAGCTGGCAGTAACAACTCCAGATGATAAGAAGTTACTTTTCCTGATGActtctgctgcagtggctgggaGGTGTGTGAGGCACAGGTTCTTGTAGGCAGAGTCTGTGAAACTCCCTGTGGGGCTGTCTGTTCCCTCTAGGCTGTTACAGGGTGTCCGGGGACTATGGAAAATGCAATGTCCTAAAAgtaagataaaaattaaaaaatggtaTTAAGGATTTTTTACTATATGCAAGaaagatctcttttttttgtttgtgctctCAGTAAGCATATGGCTTCTGTCAgtttccacctttttttttttgttgttgttttaccTAGGTATTTAAGGAGTGAATCAGTTCCTTCTGTTGCTACTTTGTTTTGaacaactcagaaaaaaagatctgTGCTGAAAGCATTGCAAAACAAGGGGAATTGTACTGCAGACTGCACTCTGTGAGTGTGGCTGTGTAACTCAGTGGTTAAGTGTGCTCTTTGGTAGGAGGAGATTCATGAGTAGGGCTAGTAGAAAATTTCATTCAGGCAATTTAATAACTTTGAATTATTGTTCTGGTCTTTGGTTAATGCTTTTGGCAGAGAGCGTGCTGGTCAATCGTACTTGCTTGGTTACTCACCTAAATTCAAGCTACTGTGGCATTGCTATCACTGAAATGACAGCCTCCACAAAAATTGGCATGGCAAAATAGCAGGGGAAAGTTTTAATTGTGGAAGTGGAGAGGGTAGCagggtggggagaggcaggCTGAGCCTCTGGAATCTGGGcagccttttccttctccaagcTATGTCGAGGTAGCTGTGGGGAGGAAGGCACAGCTGCCTTTGCAGTCCCTGTGCTAAAGCTGAGagctgggcaggctgctgccctggctgtccccttTGCAGCCTTCCTTGCCCCTCAGGGATGCCCTGGTGATGTCCTCTGTTACATTCCACCCTGGGTGTGCAGGAAAGctaaaagagcagcagcagtcctgctggctggttctggctgcagggagggttCAGCAGAGGGGGGATGATGGGCTGTGGAGTTGAGGGGGGGTGCAGGGGATtggcagagggagggaaggcaggctTGCTCAGGGACATGGGTCTGCTTGTGGGGGGCTGTGGAGAGGATGAGTGTTAGAGCATAATTGTATGCTGAAACCCCTCCCCCATCCTTGCAAAAGGCTGATGGTATGGTTTGTCTGTAAATTCACCATTTAGTGAGATCTCTGGCACTTGAATCTGCTGGCTAAAATTTGTTTGAGACTGTTAAATAACTGTTGGAAGCAGGGAAAGTATGTTCAGTCTTATGTTAGTTCATTCCTCTCCTCTGCTAATTAGCTCTGACTTAACAGGCTATTTCAGACTTTGGCCAAATGTCTAAACTCCTAAAAGCACGGATCTGTTCTGCTGAGggagctcctttttttttgtacgCCCGCCTGGGCAGCAGCAAATACTTACCAGTACAGATTCAGGTCTCAGTAAAAGTTTTTTATCATGGTGGTTCACCTCCTGGCCCTGGGGATAGCAGCTGATAAATCAGGAAGCCGACTTTCACACCTCTTGAATGCCTCTACTGTGGTGGCTTGGGCTCTCTGTTGGGGCTTGAGCCACCAGCAGCCTTAAAGCATCTCTCACTGAGCAAAGGGGTGATgagctctgccttcccttccccttcggtgggagccagggctgctgatCTTTTGCCTTCCC encodes:
- the BCOR gene encoding BCL-6 corepressor isoform X1, whose product is MLSATPLYGNVHSWMSNERVRMCGINEDRKIPVNDGDAPKSRLELREENHLNHSVVDATTAHRIDSLAALSMDRSGLMREGLRVPSSIVYSSLCGLGSEKSRDATGSIASLGFTPERNPEIQFKSNPPEAVESAAVSGKAPNGFSAIYKTPPGIQKNSVPTGETLGLDRAAGDRQSPLGVNGASYLRLPWVNPYMEGATPTIYPFLDSPNKYSLNMYKALLPQQSTYSLPQHLAYSPVCTNGERFLYLPPSHYVAPHIPSSLASPMRLSTASASPAIPPLVHCPDKSLSWKMGVSPGTPVDTHAYPHIQSSKQPRVPTAKPAPANLPGDPALLLPHSPRPSPRLPLPAQVGDAYADFHKHFPRITTSPSSAVTLPKPYVNIGSEFPPARLSNGKLPKGSDAGEAPLPSAPHARKAGHDRKDSRSPPLLEKQTPTKDVTDKPLDLSAKVVDAETAGKTDHGKKIMPTVLVHGRAGGGTHLPGGDIVQKETISPGNSCPIYRPEIISTAPSSWIVPGPSPSEEAGKNVQLKNKALDWVMPQPRSSSCPRMGGTEAVVGSVSGTVSAGGRPASASPAPNANVDCAKTARSSAESTASVIQHVGQPVATPAAKHSGKVAKSCGQEANFKATETALASSPIFLPPNEAFRSPPLPYPRSYLPYPVPEGIAISPLTLHGKGHVYPHPVLLPNGSLYPTHLAPKPGLPYSLPAGRGEFMAYQDALGVGMVHPMLLQHSALEISKEEKTERRSRSHERARYEDPALRGRLPELLESGGKMHFEMPGDKSVKLHQNSGHSKNSAKSDKHLFPDLLRDEQEAKSEANVTKASFATESSNQTNDPTKHKVEQASQHRDFIVMREEFGRNNDVHETYNFKQAQSSSVFGLRKEDLSVSQPKERVAVQPSPVFLESVHESDAPALAFGKVQEDAKPFSMGTAPPSIDASQTYTKDGADDTESADGKILKPKPSKLAKRIANSAGYVGDRFKCVTTELYADSSQLSREQRALQMEGLQEDSILCLPAAYCERAMMRFSELEMKEREGQTATKDSEVCRFSQADWENLKGNSEKKPKSVALEDAIADQNDNDRCNFTSTENNRGHFLDTPEEKDLSNEKCYLERHSVYEKAEDQPTEDFGQHSCPRLDRKRKHSGERVQNDGSQNESFVDELQDEVISKAKKKKNSKDDWPEREMTNNSSNHLEEPNCNEVTNLKVCIELTGLHPKKQRHLQHLRELWEQQVSPERSPSGKLGRQSRKDLAEAVQPEATAKVKDFTEERHTKKRSEAKSNRSWSEESLKTSDNEQGLPVFPVSPHMKSLSSTNANSKRQAQPSCTPASRLAAKQQKIKESRKTDGLYTDEEEDFQHASLMPKYSECEKPSGKRQCKTKHLALQERRRRSSLTGDDTTDIENAEDKVTVTRKVRKRPEPTSDCDSSPAKPYEQKPYERLPQPPSLLPVPQPAQLPLASPTAETTPSRPMPPEARRLIVNKNAGETLLQRAARLGYEEVVLYCLENKACDVNHRDNAGYCALHEACARGWLSIVRHLLEYGADVNCSAQDGTRPIHDAVENDHLEIVRLLLSYGADPTLATYSGRTIVKMTHSELMETFLTEYLTDLQGRSVDDPGLYWDFYGSSVCDPKDESGFDVLANPPGPGDEDEDGFSDVFEFEFLDEPPLPCYNIQVCLSQGPRNWLLLSDVVKRLKMSSRIFRCNFPNLEVVTITEAEFYKQTSLSQLFSCATDLEAFNPESKELLDLVEFTSELKTLLGSELHWLHPHEDPPFDILW
- the BCOR gene encoding BCL-6 corepressor isoform X4 encodes the protein MLSATPLYGNVHSWMSNERVRMCGINEDRKIPVNDGDAPKSRLELREENHLNHSVVDATTAHRIDSLAALSMDRSGLMREGLRVPSSIVYSSLCGLGSEKSRDATGSIASLGFTPERNPEIQFKSNPPEAVESAAVSGKAPNGFSAIYKTPPGIQKNSVPTGETLGLDRAAGDRQSPLGVNGASYLRLPWVNPYMEGATPTIYPFLDSPNKYSLNMYKALLPQQSTYSLPQHLAYSPVCTNGERFLYLPPSHYVAPHIPSSLASPMRLSTASASPAIPPLVHCPDKSLSWKMGVSPGTPVDTHAYPHIQSSKQPRVPTAKPAPANLPGDPALLLPHSPRPSPRLPLPAQVGDAYADFHKHFPRITTSPSSAVTLPKPYVNIGSEFPPARLSNGKLPKGSDAGEAPLPSAPHARKAGHDRKDSRSPPLLEKQTPTKDVTDKPLDLSAKVVDAETAGKTDHGKKIMPTVLVHGRAGGGTHLPGGDIVQKETISPGNSCPIYRPEIISTAPSSWIVPGPSPSEEAGKNVQLKNKALDWVMPQPRSSSCPRMGGTEAVVGSVSGTVSAGGRPASASPAPNANVDCAKTARSSAESTASVIQHVGQPVATPAAKHSGKVAKSCGQEANFKATETALASSPIFLPPNEAFRSPPLPYPRSYLPYPVPEGIAISPLTLHGKGHVYPHPVLLPNGSLYPTHLAPKPGLPYSLPAGRGEFMAYQDALGVGMVHPMLLQHSALEISKEEKTERRSRSHERARYEDPALRGRLPELLESGGKMHFEMPGDKSVKLHQNSGHSKNSAKSDKHLFPDLLRDEQEAKSEANVTKASFATESSNQTNDPTKHKVEQASQHRDFIVMREEFGRNNDVHETYNFKQAQSSSVFGLRKEDLSVSQPKERVAVQPSPVFLESVHESDAPALAFGKVQEDAKPFSMGTAPPSIDASQTYTKDGADDTESADGKILKPKPSKLAKRIANSAGYVGDRFKCVTTELYADSSQLSREQRALQMEGLQEDSILCLPAAYCERAMMRFSELEMKEREGQTATKDSEVCRFSQADWENLKGNSEKKPKSVALEDAIADQNDNDRCNFTSTENNRGHFLDTPEEKDLSNEKCYLERHSVYEKAEDQPTEDFGQHSCPRLDRKRKHSGERVQNDGSQNESFVDELQDEVISKAKKKKNSKGLPVFPVSPHMKSLSSTNANSKRQAQPSCTPASRLAAKQQKIKESRKTDGLYTDEEEDFQHASLMPKYSECEKPSGKRQCKTKHLALQERRRRSSLTGDDTTDIENAEDKVTVTRKVRKRPEPTSDCDSSPAKPYEQKPYERLPQPPSLLPVPQPAQLPLASPTAETTPSRPMPPEARRLIVNKNAGETLLQRAARLGYEEVVLYCLENKACDVNHRDNAGYCALHEACARGWLSIVRHLLEYGADVNCSAQDGTRPIHDAVENDHLEIVRLLLSYGADPTLATYSGRTIVKMTHSELMETFLTEYLTDLQGRSVDDPGLYWDFYGSSVCDPKDESGFDVLANPPGPGDEDEDGFSDVFEFEFLDEPPLPCYNIQVCLSQGPRNWLLLSDVVKRLKMSSRIFRCNFPNLEVVTITEAEFYKQTSLSQLFSCATDLEAFNPESKELLDLVEFTSELKTLLGSELHWLHPHEDPPFDILW
- the BCOR gene encoding BCL-6 corepressor isoform X2 encodes the protein MLSATPLYGNVHSWMSNERVRMCGINEDRKIPVNDGDAPKSRLELREENHLNHSVVDATTAHRIDSLAALSMDRSGLMREGLRVPSSIVYSSLCGLGSEKSRDATGSIASLGFTPERNPEIQFKSNPPEAVESAAVSGKAPNGFSAIYKTPPGIQKNSVPTGETLGLDRAAGDRQSPLGVNGASYLRLPWVNPYMEGATPTIYPFLDSPNKYSLNMYKALLPQQSTYSLPQHLAYSPVCTNGERFLYLPPSHYVAPHIPSSLASPMRLSTASASPAIPPLVHCPDKSLSWKMGVSPGTPVDTHAYPHIQSSKQPRVPTAKPAPANLPGDPALLLPHSPRPSPRLPLPAQVGDAYADFHKHFPRITTSPSSAVTLPKPYVNIGSEFPPARLSNGKLPKGSDAGEAPLPSAPHARKAGHDRKDSRSPPLLEKQTPTKDVTDKPLDLSAKVVDAETAGKTDHGKKIMPTVLVHGRAGGGTHLPGGDIVQKETISPGNSCPIYRPEIISTAPSSWIVPGPSPSEEAGKNVQLKNKALDWVMPQPRSSSCPRMGGTEAVVGSVSGTVSAGGRPASASPAPNANVDCAKTARSSAESTASVIQHVGQPVATPAAKHSGKVAKSCGQEANFKATETALASSPIFLPPNEAFRSPPLPYPRSYLPYPVPEGIAISPLTLHGKGHVYPHPVLLPNGSLYPTHLAPKPGLPYSLPAGRGEFMAYQDALGVGMVHPMLLQHSALEISKEEKTERRSRSHERARYEDPALRGRLPELLESGGKMHFEMPGDKSVKLHQNSGHSKNSAKSDKHLFPDLLRDEQEAKSEANVTKASFATESSNQTNDPTKHKVEQASQHRDFIVMREEFGRNNDVHETYNFKQAQSSSVFGLRKEDLSVSQPKERVAVQPSPVFLESVHESDAPALAFGKVQEDAKPFSMGTAPPSIDASQTYTKDGADDTESADGKILKPKPSKLAKRIANSAGYVGDRFKCVTTELYADSSQLSREQRALQRAMMRFSELEMKEREGQTATKDSEVCRFSQADWENLKGNSEKKPKSVALEDAIADQNDNDRCNFTSTENNRGHFLDTPEEKDLSNEKCYLERHSVYEKAEDQPTEDFGQHSCPRLDRKRKHSGERVQNDGSQNESFVDELQDEVISKAKKKKNSKDDWPEREMTNNSSNHLEEPNCNEVTNLKVCIELTGLHPKKQRHLQHLRELWEQQVSPERSPSGKLGRQSRKDLAEAVQPEATAKVKDFTEERHTKKRSEAKSNRSWSEESLKTSDNEQGLPVFPVSPHMKSLSSTNANSKRQAQPSCTPASRLAAKQQKIKESRKTDGLYTDEEEDFQHASLMPKYSECEKPSGKRQCKTKHLALQERRRRSSLTGDDTTDIENAEDKVTVTRKVRKRPEPTSDCDSSPAKPYEQKPYERLPQPPSLLPVPQPAQLPLASPTAETTPSRPMPPEARRLIVNKNAGETLLQRAARLGYEEVVLYCLENKACDVNHRDNAGYCALHEACARGWLSIVRHLLEYGADVNCSAQDGTRPIHDAVENDHLEIVRLLLSYGADPTLATYSGRTIVKMTHSELMETFLTEYLTDLQGRSVDDPGLYWDFYGSSVCDPKDESGFDVLANPPGPGDEDEDGFSDVFEFEFLDEPPLPCYNIQVCLSQGPRNWLLLSDVVKRLKMSSRIFRCNFPNLEVVTITEAEFYKQTSLSQLFSCATDLEAFNPESKELLDLVEFTSELKTLLGSELHWLHPHEDPPFDILW
- the BCOR gene encoding BCL-6 corepressor isoform X5, whose protein sequence is MLSATPLYGNVHSWMSNERVRMCGINEDRKIPVNDGDAPKSRLELREENHLNHSVVDATTAHRIDSLAALSMDRSGLMREGLRVPSSIVYSSLCGLGSEKSRDATGSIASLGFTPERNPEIQFKSNPPEAVESAAVSGKAPNGFSAIYKTPPGIQKNSVPTGETLGLDRAAGDRQSPLGVNGASYLRLPWVNPYMEGATPTIYPFLDSPNKYSLNMYKALLPQQSTYSLPQHLAYSPVCTNGERFLYLPPSHYVAPHIPSSLASPMRLSTASASPAIPPLVHCPDKSLSWKMGVSPGTPVDTHAYPHIQSSKQPRVPTAKPAPANLPGDPALLLPHSPRPSPRLPLPAQVGDAYADFHKHFPRITTSPSSAVTLPKPYVNIGSEFPPARLSNGKLPKGSDAGEAPLPSAPHARKAGHDRKDSRSPPLLEKQTPTKDVTDKPLDLSAKVVDAETAGKTDHGKKIMPTVLVHGRAGGGTHLPGGDIVQKETISPGNSCPIYRPEIISTAPSSWIVPGPSPSEEAGKNVQLKNKALDWVMPQPRSSSCPRMGGTEAVVGSVSGTVSAGGRPASASPAPNANVDCAKTARSSAESTASVIQHVGQPVATPAAKHSGKVAKSCGQEANFKATETALASSPIFLPPNEAFRSPPLPYPRSYLPYPVPEGIAISPLTLHGKGHVYPHPVLLPNGSLYPTHLAPKPGLPYSLPAGRGEFMAYQDALGVGMVHPMLLQHSALEISKEEKTERRSRSHERARYEDPALRGRLPELLESGGKMHFEMPGDKSVKLHQNSGHSKNSAKSDKHLFPDLLRDEQEAKSEANVTKASFATESSNQTNDPTKHKVEQASQHRDFIVMREEFGRNNDVHETYNFKQAQSSSVFGLRKEDLSVSQPKERVAVQPSPVFLESVHESDAPALAFGKVQEDAKPFSMGTAPPSIDASQTYTKDGADDTESADGKILKPKPSKLAKRIANSAGYVGDRFKCVTTELYADSSQLSREQRALQRAMMRFSELEMKEREGQTATKDSEVCRFSQADWENLKGNSEKKPKSVALEDAIADQNDNDRCNFTSTENNRGHFLDTPEEKDLSNEKCYLERHSVYEKAEDQPTEDFGQHSCPRLDRKRKHSGERVQNDGSQNESFVDELQDEVISKAKKKKNSKGLPVFPVSPHMKSLSSTNANSKRQAQPSCTPASRLAAKQQKIKESRKTDGLYTDEEEDFQHASLMPKYSECEKPSGKRQCKTKHLALQERRRRSSLTGDDTTDIENAEDKVTVTRKVRKRPEPTSDCDSSPAKPYEQKPYERLPQPPSLLPVPQPAQLPLASPTAETTPSRPMPPEARRLIVNKNAGETLLQRAARLGYEEVVLYCLENKACDVNHRDNAGYCALHEACARGWLSIVRHLLEYGADVNCSAQDGTRPIHDAVENDHLEIVRLLLSYGADPTLATYSGRTIVKMTHSELMETFLTEYLTDLQGRSVDDPGLYWDFYGSSVCDPKDESGFDVLANPPGPGDEDEDGFSDVFEFEFLDEPPLPCYNIQVCLSQGPRNWLLLSDVVKRLKMSSRIFRCNFPNLEVVTITEAEFYKQTSLSQLFSCATDLEAFNPESKELLDLVEFTSELKTLLGSELHWLHPHEDPPFDILW